The genomic DNA CGAGCTGCGGATCGTAGCGGCCGCCGTCGTTGTGAAAGAAGAAGTCGTCGTCGAGGCCGCCCCAGACGATCATCTCGGTGCCGGTCCACACCGCGCTGATGCCCTGCCCGTTGTTGGCCGAGTTCACCGCGCTGGTCGCCGTCCAGGTGTCGGTGGCGGGATTGTAGCGGCCGCCGGCGACCGCGCCGGGAGTCCCGCCCTGGACGATCATCTCGGTGCCGGTCCAGACCGCGGCGTGAAACCAGCGCAGCGACGGGGCGTTGACCAGGCTGGTCGGAGCCCAGGTGTCGGTTGCGGGGTCGTAGCGGCCGCCGCTGACGTCATAGCTGGGGTAGTTGAGCCCGCCCCACACGATCATCTCGGTGCCGGTCCACACCGCGCTGTGGTAGAAGCGCGAGTTGGGGGCGATGACCCCGCTGACCGGACTCCATGAGTTGGTGGCGGGGCTGTAGCGGGCGCCGTCGCCGTACATCTGTCCCAGGTAGACGTTGTACCCACCCCAGATCACCATCTGCGAGCCGGTCCAGACCGCCGCGTGGTAGGCGCGCGGCGTGAGCGGCCCCGCCGCCATCGACGACCAGGTGTTGCTGGCCGGGTTGTAGCGGCCGCCGGTCGACAGGACGTATCCGCCGTCGTCGCCTCCCCAGACCAGCATCTCGGTGCCGGTCCACACCACGCTCGCGTTCCAGCGCGGCGATGGCGCGTTGGCGGTCGAGGTCGGCGTCCAGGAGTCGGTGGCCGGGTTGTAGCGGCCTCCGGTGAGGTCGTACACGCCGCCCCAGATGACCATCTCGGTCCCGGTCCACACCGCCGCGTGCGACTGGCGCGGCCCGGGCGACCCGGCCGTCGACACGGGCGTCCAGGTGTCGGTCGCCGGATCGTAGCGGCTGCCGTCGCTGAACACGGTGCCGACCGCCTGCATCCCGCCGTAGACGATCATCTCGCTGCCGGTCCACACCGCCGTGTGCCAGTAGCGGGGGTCGAGCACCGACAGGGTCGGCCTCCAAGTGTCGTCGACGCAGCCGGAGCCCAGGACCTTGGGCAGCCGGTAGCCAAAAGCCGGCGCCCCGGTCGGCGGCGCCAGCGTCTCGCGCGCCTCGCCCCACCACTCGTCGAATGAGCGCTTCGGCCACTCGACGGTCGTGAGCTCCGCCTGCTGGTCATCGAGGGCGTGGACGGCGACCGCATAGAACCGGCTGTCGTCCTCGCGGACCGGGCTCACGCGGCCGAGGGTGAGCTCGCCGCGCTGCCCTCCAATCGCCGCCCTGAGCTGCCGGACCCGCTCGTCGAAGTCGCCCGGCTCCAGCTCGAGGACGCCGGGGACCCGAGCCGCGCCGCGGCCCCGCCGCCACTCCACCGTGCTGATCACCCGGTTCGTCCGCTCCCGTGCGGGCCTCGGGCCAATCTCGGTGACCTCGCGGGTTGCGCGGGCTCGCGTCTCTTCGTGCAGCTGCCGGTCGCGCGCGTAGGAGGTCCGGATCAGGCGGTCGGCGAGCAGCGGACGTGCCAGGCACTCGGCGGCCTGCAGCGGGTCGTCGCCAAGGGCGGCGAACAGCTCGCGCAGCCGTTCCGGCGACTGCGAGTGGGCCGCCATCCGATCGAGCTCTGCCTGCAGCTGCTGCGGCGTGATCACCACTCCCCAGAACCGCTCGAGCGCGGCGGTCTTGAGCAGCGCGTCCTCGGCCTTGCGCCGGGCGGTTTCCTCCGGGACCGCCTGCTCGAACGGGACCTGGGAGCCGGCGGATCGATGGCTCCAGTAGACCCGCTCGAGCGCCTGCTGGCAACGGACCCGGCCGTCGAGTCCGAGAGTGGCGGCCGAGGCGGCCGGAGTTGCGGCCCCAGCGGCCAGCAGTGCGGCGCTGAGCGCCGCGGCGCGGGCGATCGTCGTCCGTTCGTGCATGCTCTCCCCCTTCTCGGCCGTCAACAGCCTTCGCATGCAAGTGATTCCACCTCTCAAGTCGAGCCCGGTGCGGCTCGCCGTCGGCGTGAGCGGCGCGCGGACCGCGGCTCTCGGCTGGGGGCAGCGTCACGGCCTCGCCATGGTGTGCAATGCTGTGTTCGGACCAGGCGTTGCCGGAGGTTGACGCGCAGGGCGGGCGTTCTCTGGCGGGCAGGGGCGCGGGCTGGAGGAAGGGAGCGGGGCTGATGCGGCACGATCATCACTTCGGCCAGGCCGAGCCGCAGGCCGGCGAGGCGCGCACCCGGATCGTGGTTGCGCTGACCGCGGTCTTCATGGTGGTCGAGGTACTGGCCGGGCTCGCCTTCGGGTCGATGGCGCTGCTCGCCGACGGCCTCCACATGGCGTCGCACGCCTCGGCGCTCGGCCTCGCTCTCGCCGCCTACGTCTACGCGCGGCGGCACGCTCACGACCGGCGCTACAGCTTCGGCACCGGCAAGGTCAACTCGCTCGCCGGGTTCGCGAGCGCGGTGGCGCTCGCCGTCTTCGCGCTCGTGATGGCGGGCGAGAGCGTGCGCCGCTTCATCGAGCCGGTGGCGATCTCGTTCGACGAGGCGATCGTGGTCGCCGTGCTCGGGCTGCTCGTCAACGGCGCGAGCGCCGTCATCCTCCGCGTCCGCCACGATGGCGAACACCCGGATCAGGGCCACCAGCACGGCGAGCGCGACCATCACCACCACCACGACCACAACCTGCGGGCGGCCCAATTCCACGTCCTCGCCGATGCCTTGACCTCGACCCTCGCGGTCATCGCGCTGGTCGCTGCGAAGCAGCTCGGGGCGGTGTGGATGGACCCCGCAATGGGCATCGTCGGCGGCCTCCTGGTCGGTCGCTGGTCGTGGCGGCTGCTGCGCGACGCCGGAGCGGTGCTGCTTGATCGGCAGGCGCCTGCGGCCGTCCTCCAGTCGGTCGCTCGGGCAGTCGAGGCCGGCGGCCGGTTCCGCGTCGTCGACCTCCACGTCTGGTCGATCGGCCCCGGTTACCGGGCGGCGATGGTCTCGGTGGAGGCCTCGCAGCCGTGCGATCCGGGGGAAGTCGAGAGGCTGATCCCCGACGACCTCGGCATCGCGCACCTGACGGTCGAGGTCTGCCCCGAGGAGGTCGCAGCCGACCACGCGTCGACGTGACCGAACGCCTCACAGGACCCCGGGTGACGGATTCTCCGACCCCGCGAGCTGGCCGTGTCGTGTGCGACTCCCACCACGGCCCGTCAGAACCGCCGTTGGCGCGAGTCGTATGACCTAGGGGAACGAGGGCTCGCTCATGCACCATTGTCTGCTGGCCGAGGTGGCTGTCGCGCTCGCAGTTTCGCGAGCTGCGGTGGCAGCCACCCCGGTTGTGGATGGCCACAATCACGACGGCCTTTCAGTCGCCGAGGGGCGGATTGAAACCTCAAAGCTGGAGGGCCTCAGCGCCCGTGGAATCCAGGTCGTGATGGTCCCGCTCCCTGTGGATCGTACGCGTACTCCGGGCCTGGATCTCGAGGCGCGAATCGTCCGCGAGATCGACTGGCTGCGGCGGGTCCCGGGGCGAGACTTCGTGTTCCCCGTCGTCGGCGATCCGGCGCAGTTGCTCGGCGGCGTCCCCGGAGGGGAGATTCGAGTTCTGTTCTCGATCGAGTGGTTCGGCGAGATTCTCGGTTCTGACGTGTCCCGGGTGCGACGCTTTCGCGACCTCGGCGTACGCATGATTGGTCTCGCGGAGGAAGATCACGACCAGCTCTTTGGCTCGGGCGATCGGTCTTCGTCTCTGAGCCACCTCGGGCGGGCGGTCATCGCAGCCATGAATGACGTTGGGGTGCTGATTGACATCACTCACCTGACTCACGCGCAGCAGCTCGAGGTCATTCGGCAGTCACGAGCCCCGGTCGTTGCGTCCCATTCGCTCGTTCAGGCGGTGACGCCGGTGGCGTTCAATCTACCCGACGAGGTTGTGGCTGCTCTGGCGGAGACGGGCGGCTCGGTCTGGGTCTCCTTTCAGCGTTCCGACCTGCTGGGTGACATGAGGGATGCCAGGGCGGCCGATGTTCTGGTCGACCACATCGATTACCTTGTGAAGCGGATGGGTGTGGATCGGGTCGGTATTGGCACCGACCAGCAGAGGGGCGGGCAGTACGTGCCTGAGCCGCTCAACCGAATGGACGCCTTCGCCGAGATCGGTGCTCGATTGCGGAAGCGCGGTTACTCGCAGCAGGCGATCGAAGGCATCCTGGGTGGGAATGTGCTCCGAGCTCTGGCCACGGCCGGCGGGCGGGGGGTCCGCAGCGCGTCTCCAAACCCTGGGCCGTCGAATTCGTAACCCAGGGAGATGCGACCGGCGCGGTGGCGCCTGACCCCGCGACAGCGTCGAGACGCCGCGGCCGCGAACCAAGGGAGAGCCGATGAGCCGATTGACCCTCGCCGTTGTGTCCATGACCGTCCTCGTCGCTGCCGCGGCGGCGGCCGAGCAGCCGACCGCCGGCCAGCCGGCGCCGGCGCCGGCCCAGGGCCCGACCCTCACCGCCGAGCAGATCGTGGCCGACGTCGTGGCGGCGATGGACAGGAGTGCCGATCCGTGCCGGGACTTCTACCGCTACGCGTGTGGGACCTGGATCGCCGAGACCGCCCTGCCGGCCGACAAGCCGCAGTGGGTGCGGAGCTTCTCGGTCGTCAGGGAGCGCAATCGCGAGCTGCTGCGGGAGATCATCGAGGAGGCCGCAGGCAGCTCGACCGACGATCCCACCAACCGGCTGGTCGGCGACTACTTTGGCGCCTGCATGGACGAAGCGGGTGTCGAGCAGGCCGGGATCGCACCGCTGCGACCCATCCTGGAGGCGATCGAGGGGGTGGATGGGGCGGGCTCGCTGTTCCGCGTCACCGGGGCACTTTACCGGCAGGGGATCGAGCCGCTGTTCGGGCTCGGCGTCTTCGCCGACTTCAAGGATCCGGGAACCAACGTCGCGCACCTCGTGCAGGGCGGGATCGGCTTGCCCGACCGCGACTACTACGTGAGCGACGACCCGACCAAGCAGCAGCTGCTGGCAGAGTACCAGGAGCACATCGGCCGCATGCTCGCGCTGCTCGGCGAGGAGCCCTCGGCCGCCTCCGCCCACGCCGCCGACGTCGTGGCCTTCGAAACCGAGCTCGCGAAAGCGTCGCGCGACCGCACGGCGATGCGCGAGCTCGACCGGCAGTACAACCGGGTGGACCGGGCCGGCCTCGCCCGGCTCGCGCCGGGGCTGCCATGGGGCAGCTTCTTCGAGGCTGCGGGTCACCCGGAGGTGGACGATCTCAACGTGCGGACGCCGGAGTTCTTCGAAGCGCTCGAAAGGCTGGTGGCGAGCACCGATCCCGGCGTGCTGCGCAGCTACCTGCGGTGGTCGGTCGTCGACCAGGTTGCGGACCAGCTGCCGGCGGCATTCGTGGCGGCCGACTTCGAGCTCTACGGCAGGAAGCTGTCAGGGCAGCAGGAGATCGAGCCCCGCTGGAAGCGCTGCGTCAGCGACACCTCGGACTCTCTCGCCGAGCCAATCGGCAAGCTGTACGTGGAGCGCGCATTCGCTGGCGACAGCAAGGCCAAGGCGCTCGAGATGATCCGCGACATCGAGGCCGCCTTCGACGCCAATCTCGACTCGGTCGCCTGGATGGACGACGCCACCCGGTGGCGGTCCCACCGCAAGCTCGTGGCCGTGCGCAACAAGATCGGGTATCCGGACGCTTGGCGCGACTACTCGTCACTTCGGCTCACCCGGTCGGGTTACTTCGCCAACGCCGCCGCCGTGGCGGCGTTCGACCTCGACTTCGCCACCGGCAAGGTCGGACGGCCGGTGGATCGGAGCGAATGGGCCGGCATGCCGCCACAGACGGTCAACGCCGGCTACAACCCGATCGGCAACGAGATGCTGTTCCCGGCCGGCATCCTGCAGCCACCGTTCTTTCATCGCGACTTCCCGGCCGCGATGAGCTACGGGGCGATCGGACTCGGGATCGGTCACGAGCTCACCCACGGCTACGACGACCAGGGCCGGAAGTTCGACCCGTCAGGCGCCTTGAACGAGTGGTGGGAGCCGGATGTCGCCGAGCGCTACGAGCGGCAGGCGCAGTGCGTGGCCGACTACTACGGGGCGCTCGAGGTCGAGCCGGGCGTCCGCGTCAACGGCGAGCTGACCCTCGGCGAGAACATCGCCGACATCGGCGGCCTCAAGCTCGCCCACCAGGCGTATCAGGCGTGGCGGGACCGCCACGGCGCGCCGACGCCGCTGATCGAGGGGATGACGGACGACCAGCTGCTGTTCGTCGCCGCGGCGCAGCTCTGGTGCACGGTGGCGTCCCCTGAGTACCTGCGTCAGATCGTGACCACCGACCCGCACACTCCCGGCCGGTTCCGCGCGACCGGCCCGATGGCCAACGTGCCGGCATTCGCCGAGGCATTCCGGTGCGAGCCTGGCACGCCGATGAACCCCGTCGCGCGCTGCGAGGTGTGGTGACGGGCGGCGGCCGGCGCCGCCCGAGGACGCCACGATCAGCACCGGGGGCGAGCTGGACAGCGGCGCCGCGGCGCGCCTCGCCACCGTCCGCTGTCGACCGGCCTGGTCGAGCGGGAGGCCGGTTGACCTCGAGCGCAGGGGCCTCCATGGGGGCGGAACGCTGGTTCTGGCAGCAGGCTTTGGCGCCGATTCCAGCTTGAGGTCACGGCGTTTCAGTGAGCGCCGACCTCGCTGCCCACCATCGTCGCCAGCCGGCGAAGGAAATGCAGGTCGTGACTGAAGTAGGAGCTGCGGAAGGGGCAGTGGCCGGCGTCGCTGACGGCGGCCGAGCACCGGCTTTCCACCCCTGACGCGGCGGCGCGATCT from Thermoanaerobaculales bacterium includes the following:
- a CDS encoding membrane dipeptidase; its protein translation is MHHCLLAEVAVALAVSRAAVAATPVVDGHNHDGLSVAEGRIETSKLEGLSARGIQVVMVPLPVDRTRTPGLDLEARIVREIDWLRRVPGRDFVFPVVGDPAQLLGGVPGGEIRVLFSIEWFGEILGSDVSRVRRFRDLGVRMIGLAEEDHDQLFGSGDRSSSLSHLGRAVIAAMNDVGVLIDITHLTHAQQLEVIRQSRAPVVASHSLVQAVTPVAFNLPDEVVAALAETGGSVWVSFQRSDLLGDMRDARAADVLVDHIDYLVKRMGVDRVGIGTDQQRGGQYVPEPLNRMDAFAEIGARLRKRGYSQQAIEGILGGNVLRALATAGGRGVRSASPNPGPSNS
- a CDS encoding M13 family metallopeptidase gives rise to the protein MSRLTLAVVSMTVLVAAAAAAEQPTAGQPAPAPAQGPTLTAEQIVADVVAAMDRSADPCRDFYRYACGTWIAETALPADKPQWVRSFSVVRERNRELLREIIEEAAGSSTDDPTNRLVGDYFGACMDEAGVEQAGIAPLRPILEAIEGVDGAGSLFRVTGALYRQGIEPLFGLGVFADFKDPGTNVAHLVQGGIGLPDRDYYVSDDPTKQQLLAEYQEHIGRMLALLGEEPSAASAHAADVVAFETELAKASRDRTAMRELDRQYNRVDRAGLARLAPGLPWGSFFEAAGHPEVDDLNVRTPEFFEALERLVASTDPGVLRSYLRWSVVDQVADQLPAAFVAADFELYGRKLSGQQEIEPRWKRCVSDTSDSLAEPIGKLYVERAFAGDSKAKALEMIRDIEAAFDANLDSVAWMDDATRWRSHRKLVAVRNKIGYPDAWRDYSSLRLTRSGYFANAAAVAAFDLDFATGKVGRPVDRSEWAGMPPQTVNAGYNPIGNEMLFPAGILQPPFFHRDFPAAMSYGAIGLGIGHELTHGYDDQGRKFDPSGALNEWWEPDVAERYERQAQCVADYYGALEVEPGVRVNGELTLGENIADIGGLKLAHQAYQAWRDRHGAPTPLIEGMTDDQLLFVAAAQLWCTVASPEYLRQIVTTDPHTPGRFRATGPMANVPAFAEAFRCEPGTPMNPVARCEVW
- the dmeF gene encoding CDF family Co(II)/Ni(II) efflux transporter DmeF, with protein sequence MRHDHHFGQAEPQAGEARTRIVVALTAVFMVVEVLAGLAFGSMALLADGLHMASHASALGLALAAYVYARRHAHDRRYSFGTGKVNSLAGFASAVALAVFALVMAGESVRRFIEPVAISFDEAIVVAVLGLLVNGASAVILRVRHDGEHPDQGHQHGERDHHHHHDHNLRAAQFHVLADALTSTLAVIALVAAKQLGAVWMDPAMGIVGGLLVGRWSWRLLRDAGAVLLDRQAPAAVLQSVARAVEAGGRFRVVDLHVWSIGPGYRAAMVSVEASQPCDPGEVERLIPDDLGIAHLTVEVCPEEVAADHAST